The sequence below is a genomic window from Deltaproteobacteria bacterium.
GTTGATGTTCTGCCGATAGTGGCAGGCACAGCCTGCCCTACCCAGAACCGGCAAAGCCACGTAGGGCGGGCTGTGCCCGCCACCAGAGACTGCGGGATATTTTTTCCAAGAAATCGCCTACTGGTGAAGACCCTCAATGTACCAATCTCACGTGGTGTGATTTAGGTGCCACCCGCAGCGGTTCATCTTCAGTTGTTCGAGCTGGAGGGTAGGCGAATCCTGCCCTCCAAGAGAGATTCCAATTACGTGTCTCTGTCACCCTCAGGATTTGGGAAACAACATGTTGGCGATCAGTTCGTAGGCTTGATCATTTGCCATCCCCATTACCATACCTGCACGGGCGTCACGGAAATAGCGCTCGAACGGTAATCGTGCAGCGAACGCGGTCCCGCCAAATATCGTCATGAGATCCTGCGTCACACGCAGGGCCGCCTCCGAACACAGGACTTTTGCTTGCACATACGGCACGATCGACGGCGCTGTGCCTGCATCGGCCATCGCGGCAGCGACGTGCAAGAGCGCACGCGCGGCTTCGATCTGTGCACTCATCTCGGCAAATCGCCGTTGATTGATTGGGGCATCAAGCCGACGTGCGCCACTAGCGAAACGCTTGGTCGCTTCCTGACAGCCGAGTTCATACGCGCCCGAGGCGATCCCAAGGTATGCCGCTGCGTAGGTCAAAATCAGCAATGGCATCATATACTTTGGGATGACGGGTTCGCTCTCGCGGCCAATCCCCAAGCGGTGTTCGCCCGGCACCACGCCGTGAAACACCATCGGGCTACTGCTGTTGCCACGCATGCCTAAACCGTTCCACTCTCCTGCCACTTCCCACCCAATATGGGCGCGCTCGACCATCAAAAAATCCGGCATTCCTTGTGGTGGCCGCCCTTCCAAACGACTGAGCAAGAGATAATGCGTCGCATGGCCAGCCGAAGTGACGTACGACTTGCGAACATGATCCAATTGGTATCCACCATCCACCTGACGACAGGTCGAGACCTCCATCGCGTTTGGACGCCAGTCGGTTCCCGTTGCGCCACCGGTTTCTCCGCCCGCAATCGTGGCGAAGACCTCACCCCGCGCGAGTGGTTTCACAAACCGTTCCGCTTGATACGGTGTAGGAATTCGCGTCACGAGCTCTGTCGCCTCGAGATGCATCTTGTAACACATGGCAGTGGACGGGCACTTCTTTGCGACTTCTTCCACCACCAAACACGTAGTGACGAGATCGCCACCGAGACCGCCGAGCTCACGTGATACGCGCAGTGCCCATAGACCAGCGTCACGCAGTGCGTCAAGCGACTCTTTGGGATAACGTGCCAGTCGATCATACTCTGCCGCGCGCGGGCCGATTTCCAGTGCGGCAAGGTCTGCTACTCGATCCTTCCACTGCTGCTGCTCCGTTGTTAGCGGAAAATAGTTCATGGGGTCTACTCCTTGAGTTTTGTCCGCGCCACCAGACCACAAGTTTCGCAAGAAGTCGACCCGCAGACAGCACAAGGAAGTCTCAGTCCAGTTTTGTCATATACGTGTCTGCAGGCATTGCATCCCGGTCCAGCACTTCTCATTGTGCGTTAAGACGCGCCGCTGGAGCTGCGAGTTGTCACCGGAGCGACTGTAGCGTGCGCCATGCGCACGGGAATCAATGCTGACAAGCGCAGCGTGCGCACAGCGTACGCTACCCAAACTGTACGAATGTTCAGTGGTCCGATTTAGGACTCAGCTTGCCCGCTCTGGCGAATCTCTAACCACGCATCAACACAACGACAGATCTTCGCATAGGTGCGATAGTAGGCTTCGTAGTCCTTGCCATCTGGGTCTTCGATTTCCCAATCTGATGACTCATGGTCGAGCGCGCCGAGAAGGGCGGTCTTCTCCAGCACCGTCGTATCCAGCGCATGAAGCTGGCTAAGCTGGTTTCGATCCATGACGAACACAACGTCAGCATTGTGGATCAGGTCGAGCGTCACCGCGCGCGAACGATGACGCGACAGGTCGACACCAAACATCGAAGCCATCGTCACCGAATACTTCGACGATCGACGGCCCTCTTCTGGGATAAGTCCTGCGGAAGTGAGTTGCAGATCGCTATTGTCAGCCAGGTTCATTTGCATCCTCTCAGCTGCAAATGCGCTACGATTGATGTTCCCCTGACAGAGAAAGAGAGCGGAACTGCTAGCGCGCAGCCGCCGCATCAGTTCATGATCCTTCTCGCGTACGCGCGCGGCAAGACGCTTGGCTATCCCAATGCACCGCACGTTACTCAACTTGTGGCGAAGTCTCGCGCCCACTTCCCGCCCGACTTCCTTCCAGCTGACGATACCAGGCAACGGGTCACTCAGTTGCTCAGCGTCGAGATGCTCTCTCCCCAGAAGGATATTGCCAATCTCACGGGCGAGCGCCGTCCCTCTCACTTTCAGCAACTCTGGGTGATCCGTGGGCGTGCGGAGGTTAGCGAAGAACCAGAATACGTCACGGAGTGTGTTGCGTGCAAAGCAGGGGACGCGATATGTGAAGACTTCCGTTGCCGTCTGCTTTACGGACATGTCATAGAGCAGTGAGGGAATATCTACCCCAGCAGCAACGGCGAGGGCCACAGATCCCCACAAGCGTCCGTTGATTTCCATTAAGACCGCACGACCAGACTTCGGGTCAATCTTGAATTCGAACATGGATGGCCCGGTCCATTGCATGGCCTGGCACATGCGGCGCGCGATATCTAACAACTCCTCGGACAGAGGGACACTCTTGCGATAACTCGATACGCCACCTTCAGGCGGTTCGTGCACGCGCACATGCTGAAACGCGGTGTGCACTTTTCCCTGGTTGCCGAGAATATCGACGCCAACACCATACCCTGGACAAAATTCCTGCACCAACACCGGCCCACGTTTCAGCATGCGCTCGATGCGTTGTTCAGCCTGTGCATGAGACCGCACGCGGTACACCCGCCCACCTAAAGCGGGTTTGAGAATAATGGGGAAGCGCTCTGGCCAGGCGATACACCGTAAGTGCTCAGGTTGCGATACGACAGTAGTAGCGGGCGTATCGACACCGAGTCGCTGAGCGAACCGTACCGTTTTCCCCTTGTTGTGCGTCATTTCAAACTGAAAGCGGTTTGGTGCGGCCAGGGCGCAGTGGTGACGCACGGTGTCAGCGACATCAAGTAAGGGGATGAGCGCAGCGTCAACGACAGGAATGACGAGATCAAACGGAGTATGTTCGACCAATTCCACGATTTTCGACGCGAAGCTACACGGGTCACGCTCTGGGTGTCCAAAATCATGGATTTGGTGCACATAGCGCGAGGAGCGCGTTATGGCGTGCGGATACCAGGCGACAAGATGGACTGCGAGTCCGGCGCGACCCAAAGACCGGACCGTGGTCAGCCCAGCTAAGTCATTATCTCCAACAACAAGAACTCTATTGCTTAAATTCATCACGACAGTCCAAATGCACGCGAACTGCACCGTGAACTACTAGTGCACCGCAAGTGGGTGCATAGAACTTAAACACTTACTCTCATGGTTCTTATTGGTCTATTCATCCATTCGACAGGCCCAGAACTAGGCCATAAGGTCGTCGACAAAACCCCTTAGAGCATTGCTTGTAGGTACCGGCCAGGTGTCTCCTGTTATTATCAAATCATCACTCTTAGTGATATAAAAGAAGGCCACACGGTACTGTGATGAACGACGTTGGTTGCGACCCTGATATCGGCATTGGTGTCGAGGGCCAAGAGGAGGTTGCCGCTATTGGTATTGCGCGCCCGGCGAGGAAAGTTACTGCTGGTGATGTCTACTTGCACGCGGCTGCCCGCAGGAAACGTGTGATAGATATCGCCGAGTTCGATGGTCAGCTCATAGACGTGCTCCGGCACTAAGGGTTGAGGCCCGGCTGCTATCTCCCGACACATGGCCCGCACAACGCTATCCATCAACAACATCGCGCAACCATCGGGCTGTACTTCAATCAGCTTGGCGACAAAGTCGGTATCCGGGCAGTTCGACTCAACGTGGAGCGTCACCGACACCGGGCCCGCAATCGTAAGGTGGTTGGCGAGCCGTTCACCCTGATATTGCAACCCGTAGTTTGGCAATGTCTGTACCGGGCGTTGGTCTCGTGGACCAGCTTCGATCAGCATGTTACGTCCACCTGATGTCGGCATCGGTCTGTTGGGATCGTAGATGTAACTGCGCACCTCTCCGCTCGGGCCGTCGGCACTGAGGCGACCATCACCGGTCAAATAGAATCGCTGCTGCGTTCCACCCGCAGGTGGCCACTGTTCAGCATGCTGCCAGTCGTTCGCGCGATAGTTCTTCTGATCTGCCACCCACGCGTATGGTGCATAGAACACCGCGGGTTCATCGACGATCGTGGTGCGCTCGCCTTTCAGCCAGTGGTCAAACCACTCGAAGTAGGGGTCGCGCGGCCAGAACTGACGTTCATAGACGAAGTAGTGGCCGTTGGGGCCAATCCACAAACGTTGCTTGCCTACGCGTGCGTGAATCTCGCGAAATGCCGCAATAACACTGGTCAGGAAGATATCGAACCAGGTTGTGACATGAAATCCAGGGACATTGATCGTGGCGCGAAAGTTGTGGCGCGCACGAAAGACATCCGGCATCGGATGGCTGAGGATCTCGTCAAGGTATGGTTGCCAGGTCGAGCAGTCGGGGTACCCAATCAGCGGCAGATGCATCCACTCGGGTGCACCAATGAACGGCGGATCGGCCTGACGTGCGGCGTCGAGGGCCAGATAGCGGGCGTGCGCTGACTGGGCGATGCTCGCAAGTTGCTCGGCAGTGAGGTTGTACTTCCGCATGACTGCCTCACGATGAGAGACCGAAAGCCCGGGGATGTTCCTGGCTACCCACAGCCACAAGCGTTCCATCTCGATCGATTGGCCTTCGTAGACCACATCGTCATAGATGCTCGAACCGCCGACCTGGGCAAAAAAGCATCGTACACTTGGATGCCCTTGCGAGGCAGCCGCTAATGCGGTGGTTGCGCCTGCGGACGACCCCGAGAGACCGACCTGGTGGTTCGTCCACGGCTCAGTCGCGATCCATTCGAGGGTATCGTAGCCATCGTTGGCGTCATCGCCATAAACGTGGTCCTCACCCTCAGACCCATAACGTCCGCGTGTGTCTTGATAGACTGCAGCGTAG
It includes:
- a CDS encoding acyl-CoA dehydrogenase, with product MNYFPLTTEQQQWKDRVADLAALEIGPRAAEYDRLARYPKESLDALRDAGLWALRVSRELGGLGGDLVTTCLVVEEVAKKCPSTAMCYKMHLEATELVTRIPTPYQAERFVKPLARGEVFATIAGGETGGATGTDWRPNAMEVSTCRQVDGGYQLDHVRKSYVTSAGHATHYLLLSRLEGRPPQGMPDFLMVERAHIGWEVAGEWNGLGMRGNSSSPMVFHGVVPGEHRLGIGRESEPVIPKYMMPLLILTYAAAYLGIASGAYELGCQEATKRFASGARRLDAPINQRRFAEMSAQIEAARALLHVAAAMADAGTAPSIVPYVQAKVLCSEAALRVTQDLMTIFGGTAFAARLPFERYFRDARAGMVMGMANDQAYELIANMLFPKS
- a CDS encoding CocE/NonD family hydrolase, whose translation is MFHTIDGARCFQAMVSMRDGVKLNTFVFLPESGGPQYPAIVQRTPYGITSPEGKNITDPTKGWLPNPNDPLRGSILRGWREIVRRGYAAVYQDTRGRYGSEGEDHVYGDDANDGYDTLEWIATEPWTNHQVGLSGSSAGATTALAAASQGHPSVRCFFAQVGGSSIYDDVVYEGQSIEMERLWLWVARNIPGLSVSHREAVMRKYNLTAEQLASIAQSAHARYLALDAARQADPPFIGAPEWMHLPLIGYPDCSTWQPYLDEILSHPMPDVFRARHNFRATINVPGFHVTTWFDIFLTSVIAAFREIHARVGKQRLWIGPNGHYFVYERQFWPRDPYFEWFDHWLKGERTTIVDEPAVFYAPYAWVADQKNYRANDWQHAEQWPPAGGTQQRFYLTGDGRLSADGPSGEVRSYIYDPNRPMPTSGGRNMLIEAGPRDQRPVQTLPNYGLQYQGERLANHLTIAGPVSVTLHVESNCPDTDFVAKLIEVQPDGCAMLLMDSVVRAMCREIAAGPQPLVPEHVYELTIELGDIYHTFPAGSRVQVDITSSNFPRRARNTNSGNLLLALDTNADIRVATNVVHHSTVWPSFISLRVMI